From Pyramidobacter piscolens W5455, the proteins below share one genomic window:
- a CDS encoding flavin reductase: MIVKDIDELNANVFELFNKDWALLTAGSIGDYNAMTIGWGQLGTLWNKSVVTVFVKPVRYTHGFMEANEYFTVGFYPQEYRRDLMILGSKSGRDGDKVALTHLTPRAVEHGVTFAQAKLTLICKKIYRHDMELANIPADAAKAYYAEEAPHTIYIGEVVGFVES; encoded by the coding sequence ATGATCGTGAAAGACATCGACGAACTGAACGCGAACGTTTTCGAACTTTTCAACAAGGACTGGGCGCTGCTGACGGCCGGATCGATCGGCGATTACAACGCCATGACCATCGGCTGGGGGCAGCTGGGCACGCTGTGGAACAAGAGCGTCGTCACGGTCTTCGTCAAGCCCGTGCGCTACACGCACGGCTTTATGGAGGCAAACGAGTATTTCACCGTCGGCTTCTATCCCCAAGAATACCGCCGCGACCTGATGATCCTCGGCTCCAAATCGGGGCGCGACGGCGACAAGGTGGCGCTGACCCATCTGACGCCGCGGGCGGTCGAACACGGCGTTACCTTCGCTCAGGCCAAACTGACGCTGATCTGCAAAAAAATCTACCGTCACGACATGGAGCTGGCGAACATCCCCGCCGACGCGGCCAAAGCCTATTACGCCGAAGAAGCGCCCCACACGATTTACATCGGCGAAGTCGTCGGCTTCGTCGAGAGTTAA
- a CDS encoding serine hydroxymethyltransferase (serine methylase)(shmt): MMTTRGAKEKEMYRIGRLLGQTLKNRDAPEKLNEIAAEVRTIAESHPVFSGEWVPAACRE; this comes from the coding sequence ATGATGACCACCCGCGGCGCAAAAGAAAAAGAAATGTACCGCATCGGCCGTCTGCTCGGACAAACGCTGAAAAACAGAGACGCCCCCGAAAAGCTGAATGAGATCGCCGCCGAAGTGCGAACCATCGCCGAAAGTCACCCCGTGTTCTCCGGCGAGTGGGTTCCGGCGGCCTGCAGAGAATGA
- a CDS encoding formate/nitrite transporter family protein → MNLFSPAEVVANYAAAGAAKTRLPVWKILLLGMLAGFCIATAAAAANVISHNAGAAASVRLLSGLVFPLGLIMVILLGAELFTGNCLISIAVLDGTATVGGMLRNWSCAYVGNFVGAALTAAACVYAGQLHYSDGGLALFTMKLAAAKCALAFVPAVLLGVLCNVLVCAAVLLALSGKDLCGRAAGAYFPVAFFVMCGFEHSVANMFYVPAALFAKSVPLYAQKAADAGLDLSGLTWKNFLAGNLLPVTLGNVVGGVLFGALMWGCFAKKKT, encoded by the coding sequence ATGAACCTGTTTTCTCCGGCGGAAGTCGTCGCCAATTACGCCGCGGCGGGAGCCGCGAAAACTCGTCTCCCCGTCTGGAAGATCTTGCTGCTGGGCATGCTGGCGGGATTCTGCATCGCCACAGCGGCGGCGGCGGCGAACGTGATTTCGCACAACGCCGGCGCCGCGGCGTCGGTCCGCCTGCTGTCGGGACTGGTCTTCCCTTTGGGTTTGATCATGGTGATCCTGCTGGGCGCGGAGTTGTTCACAGGCAACTGCCTGATCTCCATCGCCGTACTCGACGGCACGGCGACAGTCGGCGGCATGCTGCGCAACTGGAGTTGCGCCTACGTCGGGAATTTTGTCGGCGCGGCGCTGACCGCCGCCGCGTGCGTTTACGCAGGGCAGCTGCACTACTCCGACGGCGGGCTGGCCCTGTTCACGATGAAGCTCGCGGCCGCGAAGTGCGCGCTGGCTTTTGTCCCGGCCGTGCTGTTGGGAGTGCTGTGCAATGTCCTTGTCTGTGCGGCCGTGCTGTTGGCGCTTTCCGGCAAAGACCTGTGCGGGCGCGCCGCAGGCGCGTACTTTCCCGTGGCGTTTTTCGTCATGTGCGGCTTCGAACACAGCGTGGCGAACATGTTCTATGTGCCTGCCGCCCTGTTCGCGAAGAGCGTGCCGCTGTACGCGCAGAAGGCGGCGGATGCCGGCCTCGACCTGAGCGGATTGACGTGGAAAAATTTCCTCGCCGGCAACCTTCTGCCCGTGACGCTGGGCAACGTCGTCGGCGGCGTGCTGTTCGGCGCGCTGATGTGGGGCTGCTTCGCAAAAAAGAAAACGTGA